Proteins from a single region of Chromobacterium sp. ATCC 53434:
- a CDS encoding phage tail protein: MIDAAPSILARDKRFGPLAGLTERLPDLDLSAFLVYLVDTAQPALLPLLAEQFHIDGEEGWTLAESDDARRALLHSANELHRYKGTPWAIREVIRRLGLGEVELIEGLAGQRRDGAIRRNGYYVHGDPQAWCRYRVLLGRPITNDQAAQLRRMLALYAPARCQLAGLEYQAVANRHNGVIRRDKQFNRGSA; encoded by the coding sequence ATGATTGACGCCGCCCCGTCCATTCTGGCGCGCGACAAGCGCTTCGGACCGTTGGCCGGACTCACCGAGCGCTTGCCGGATCTCGACCTGTCGGCCTTCCTGGTCTATCTGGTCGACACCGCGCAGCCGGCTCTGCTGCCGCTGCTGGCCGAGCAATTCCACATCGACGGCGAGGAAGGCTGGACGCTGGCCGAATCCGACGACGCCCGCCGCGCGCTGCTGCACAGCGCCAATGAATTGCACCGCTACAAAGGCACGCCGTGGGCGATACGCGAGGTGATTCGCCGGCTGGGCCTGGGCGAGGTCGAGCTGATCGAAGGCCTGGCCGGCCAGCGCCGCGACGGCGCGATCCGCCGCAACGGCTATTACGTGCACGGCGATCCGCAGGCCTGGTGCCGGTATCGGGTATTGCTGGGCCGGCCTATCACCAACGACCAGGCCGCCCAGCTGCGCCGGATGCTGGCGCTGTACGCGCCGGCGCGCTGCCAGCTGGCCGGCCTCGAATACCAGGCGGTGGCCAACCGCCACAACGGCGTCATCCGCCGCGACAAGCAATTCAACCGAGGGAGCGCCTGA
- a CDS encoding efflux transporter outer membrane subunit: protein MLKRALIPVAVALAVSACAVGPDYSRPKVELPEAQAGAQAPAVDADWWQRFDDPVLNRLIEEAVKNNFDLQAAAARVDQAAAQAGIARAALLPSLGANAGYQSGRSSQPLTSPGTPLVNDVRAANLTAAWEIDLWGKLRRGNEAARAGYAASRYDRDAAQLALAAQVAQTYFQMRALDAQLDIAKRTLQSRDESLKLQIKRFQGGLISELDQRQAEAEAASARASVPQIARSLEQTETALGVLLGHSPKQLADGNVNRGKDINSLASPPGVPADLPSSLLERRPDVASSEQQLIAANARIGVAKAAYFPSINLTGALGSQSLSLDSLFTGPTRTWSFAGNLAAPIFNFGATGYGVDAASAGQKQALAQYQKTVQSAFKDALDALAANSAARDILQAQTTQLTALNRSLKLAGLRYDNGYASYLDVLDAQRNSFQAELNLVGARLDQLNATISVYKALGGGWEAEKR from the coding sequence ATGCTTAAGCGCGCCCTGATTCCCGTCGCCGTCGCGCTCGCCGTGTCGGCCTGCGCGGTGGGGCCGGACTACAGCCGGCCCAAGGTCGAGCTGCCCGAGGCCCAGGCCGGCGCCCAGGCGCCGGCGGTGGACGCCGACTGGTGGCAGCGCTTCGACGACCCGGTGTTGAACCGGCTGATCGAGGAAGCCGTCAAAAACAACTTCGACCTGCAGGCCGCCGCGGCCCGCGTCGACCAGGCGGCCGCCCAGGCTGGCATCGCCCGCGCGGCGCTGCTGCCGTCGCTCGGCGCCAACGCCGGTTACCAGAGCGGCCGCAGCTCTCAGCCGCTGACCAGCCCCGGCACGCCGCTGGTCAACGACGTCCGCGCCGCCAATCTGACCGCGGCGTGGGAAATCGACCTGTGGGGCAAGCTGCGCCGCGGCAACGAAGCGGCGCGCGCCGGCTACGCGGCCAGCCGCTACGACCGCGACGCCGCCCAGCTGGCGCTGGCGGCGCAAGTGGCGCAGACCTATTTCCAGATGCGGGCGCTGGACGCCCAGCTGGACATCGCCAAGCGCACGCTGCAAAGCCGCGACGAATCGCTGAAGCTGCAGATCAAGCGCTTTCAGGGCGGCCTGATCTCCGAGCTGGACCAGCGCCAGGCCGAGGCCGAGGCCGCTTCGGCCCGCGCCTCCGTCCCGCAGATCGCCCGCTCGCTGGAACAGACCGAAACCGCGCTCGGCGTGCTCTTGGGCCATAGCCCGAAACAGCTGGCCGACGGCAACGTCAACCGCGGCAAGGACATCAACAGCCTGGCCAGCCCCCCGGGCGTGCCGGCGGATCTGCCGTCCAGCCTGCTGGAGCGCCGTCCCGACGTCGCCTCCAGCGAGCAGCAGCTGATCGCCGCCAACGCCCGCATCGGCGTGGCCAAGGCGGCCTACTTTCCCAGCATCAACCTGACCGGCGCGCTGGGTTCGCAAAGCTTGTCGCTGGACAGCCTGTTCACCGGCCCGACCCGCACCTGGAGCTTCGCCGGCAATCTGGCGGCGCCCATCTTCAACTTCGGCGCCACCGGCTACGGCGTCGACGCCGCCAGCGCCGGCCAGAAACAGGCGCTGGCGCAGTACCAGAAGACGGTGCAGTCGGCGTTCAAGGACGCGCTGGACGCGCTCGCCGCCAATAGCGCGGCGCGCGACATCCTGCAGGCGCAGACCACCCAGCTGACCGCGCTGAACCGCTCGCTGAAACTGGCCGGCCTGCGCTACGACAACGGCTACGCCAGCTACCTGGACGTGCTGGACGCGCAGCGCAACAGCTTCCAGGCCGAGCTGAACCTGGTCGGCGCCCGGCTGGATCAGCTGAACGCCACCATCAGCGTCTACAAGGCGCTGGGCGGCGGGTGGGAAGCGGAGAAACGGTAA
- a CDS encoding DUF4815 domain-containing protein has protein sequence MSNMPDGYYNRFDPAKHFDAHLFRASYAVQAAEFNEVQSNLSARIQGVADAMFRDGNVVRDARVVVHADSGEAVCEAGAVYLKGAVRGVAPKQLTVPVVGVVAIGLYLQQSVVTELDDPSLRDPAVGARNYQEAGAARLKVEAVWGFAGDGQSGEFFPVYQVENGVLRAKEPPPQLDGVTQALARYDRDSSGGSYVVSGLAVAAAADLPGGEQVYTVSEGRARVNGYGVELNTSRRLVYPAAADLRPIDSEPHTSASAGAQRINVDRAPIAVISQVRITKEVTVTLTHGGYTGAQDPLPDTSVISVLEVKQGGTVYAAGTDYKLSAGKLDWSLPGNEPAPGSTYTVRYQFIATAQPTQSDATGFTVEGAVVGSLVLVSYSQKLPRIDRLAIGADGELVWIKGVAADWNPQPPVVPASLLPLASIVQSWTRDRAVSNDGVRVVPMSDLAGLQGRLDRMAELIAQQRLTSDAQLREAGAKKGLFVDPFLSDGMRDAGIAQGAAIVGGELTLPIAASAAGMPSDVANRTSLAFSLVAALEQPMRTGSMKINPYLAFDPLPAAVTLTPALDRWTDLQTSWASPLTERLTVGSGNRSSVSQTTSDILLSTSRKPIETLRSIEVRFSLSGFDPNEALSSLKFDGISVAPVAQ, from the coding sequence ATGTCCAACATGCCAGACGGTTACTACAACCGTTTCGATCCGGCCAAGCATTTCGACGCCCACCTGTTCCGGGCGAGCTATGCGGTGCAAGCGGCCGAATTCAATGAAGTCCAGTCCAATCTGTCCGCCCGCATCCAGGGCGTGGCCGACGCGATGTTCCGCGACGGCAACGTGGTGCGCGACGCCCGCGTCGTTGTCCACGCCGACAGCGGCGAAGCGGTGTGCGAGGCCGGCGCCGTCTATCTGAAGGGCGCAGTGCGCGGCGTGGCGCCGAAGCAGCTGACGGTGCCGGTCGTCGGCGTGGTCGCCATCGGCCTGTATCTGCAGCAATCGGTGGTGACCGAGCTGGACGATCCCAGCCTGCGCGATCCGGCCGTCGGCGCGCGCAACTACCAGGAGGCCGGCGCCGCGCGGCTGAAGGTCGAGGCGGTGTGGGGCTTCGCCGGCGATGGCCAGAGCGGCGAGTTCTTCCCGGTCTATCAGGTGGAAAACGGCGTGCTGCGCGCCAAGGAGCCGCCGCCGCAGCTGGACGGCGTCACCCAGGCGCTGGCGCGCTACGACCGCGACAGCTCCGGCGGCTCCTATGTGGTGTCCGGCCTGGCCGTCGCCGCCGCCGCCGACCTGCCCGGCGGCGAGCAGGTCTACACCGTCAGCGAGGGCCGCGCCCGCGTCAACGGCTACGGCGTGGAATTGAACACCTCGCGGCGCCTGGTCTATCCGGCCGCCGCCGATCTGCGGCCGATAGACAGCGAGCCGCATACCAGCGCCAGCGCCGGCGCCCAGCGCATCAATGTCGATCGCGCGCCGATCGCCGTGATCAGCCAGGTGCGCATCACCAAGGAAGTCACCGTCACGCTGACCCACGGCGGCTATACCGGCGCCCAGGACCCGCTGCCGGACACTTCGGTGATCTCGGTGCTGGAAGTGAAGCAGGGCGGCACCGTCTACGCCGCCGGCACCGATTACAAGCTCAGCGCCGGCAAGCTGGACTGGAGCCTGCCGGGCAACGAGCCGGCGCCGGGCAGCACCTACACGGTCCGTTACCAGTTCATCGCCACGGCGCAGCCGACGCAATCGGACGCCACCGGCTTTACCGTCGAGGGCGCGGTGGTCGGCTCGCTGGTGCTGGTCAGCTATAGCCAGAAGCTGCCGCGCATCGACCGCCTGGCCATCGGCGCCGACGGCGAGCTGGTATGGATCAAGGGCGTCGCCGCCGACTGGAATCCGCAGCCGCCGGTGGTGCCGGCGTCCTTGCTGCCGCTGGCCTCCATCGTCCAGAGCTGGACCCGCGACCGCGCGGTCAGCAACGACGGTGTCCGGGTGGTGCCGATGTCCGACCTGGCCGGCCTGCAAGGCCGGCTGGACCGGATGGCCGAGCTGATCGCCCAGCAGCGGCTGACCTCGGACGCCCAGCTGCGCGAAGCCGGCGCCAAGAAGGGCCTGTTCGTCGATCCCTTCCTGTCCGACGGCATGCGCGACGCCGGCATCGCCCAGGGCGCCGCCATCGTCGGCGGCGAGCTGACCCTGCCTATCGCCGCCAGCGCGGCCGGCATGCCCAGCGACGTGGCCAACCGGACCAGCCTGGCCTTCAGCCTGGTGGCGGCGCTGGAACAGCCGATGCGCACCGGCAGCATGAAGATCAACCCCTATCTGGCCTTCGACCCGCTGCCGGCCGCGGTGACGCTGACGCCGGCGCTGGACCGCTGGACCGATTTGCAGACCAGCTGGGCCAGCCCGCTGACCGAGCGTCTGACCGTCGGCAGCGGCAACCGCTCCAGCGTCAGCCAGACCACCTCCGACATCTTGCTGTCCACCAGCCGCAAGCCGATCGAGACCCTGCGTTCCATCGAGGTGCGCTTCAGCCTGTCCGGTTTCGACCCCAACGAAGCCCTGTCCAGCCTCAAGTTCGACGGCATCAGCGTCGCGCCCGTCGCCCAGTAA
- a CDS encoding tail fiber assembly protein — translation MEKAYSYHPLTGEFLNEFFPDYSPLEPDVPLLPQFSTLIAPLVGKMQEVVIFSNNQWLTKPDWRAVPLWSKRTAQAVAPRIGDTPDSLDATLLAPPAYAVWKDEAWSVDRDAERAAQLAAALRLQQQKLSAAYQARRPLEDAAELGIASTAEQNSLADWKHYCVALARVAQLPAWPVLSEADWPKAPV, via the coding sequence ATGGAAAAGGCCTACAGCTATCATCCTCTAACCGGAGAGTTTTTAAACGAGTTCTTTCCAGATTATTCGCCACTTGAGCCAGATGTTCCCTTGTTGCCACAGTTCAGTACATTGATTGCACCGCTTGTAGGGAAAATGCAAGAAGTGGTCATTTTTTCCAACAATCAATGGTTGACCAAACCAGACTGGCGCGCCGTGCCGCTGTGGAGCAAACGGACCGCGCAAGCGGTGGCACCGCGGATCGGCGACACGCCGGACAGCCTGGACGCGACCTTGCTGGCGCCGCCGGCCTATGCCGTCTGGAAGGACGAGGCCTGGAGCGTCGACCGGGACGCGGAGCGGGCCGCGCAACTGGCGGCAGCCCTGCGCTTGCAGCAGCAGAAGCTGTCCGCCGCCTATCAGGCGCGCCGGCCTCTGGAGGATGCCGCGGAGCTGGGCATCGCCAGCACGGCGGAGCAAAACAGCCTGGCCGACTGGAAACATTACTGCGTGGCGCTGGCGCGCGTGGCGCAGTTGCCGGCATGGCCGGTTCTGAGCGAGGCGGACTGGCCGAAGGCGCCGGTTTGA
- a CDS encoding tail fiber protein, which translates to MANLQEKPVWETGIYQLETSDPVLAGPDGVDNLQGRQLANRTAYLKQQVDGLLTGASVTAYAAQLRVPRNLAMSGDGSWNVTFDGSGNVSASMTLGNSGVTAGNYGQVAVDAKGRVTAARSIVQDDLPSLDWSKVVTGKPTTLAGYGIADGVSKGDLQNVVNGLVAAAPNSLNTLQGLAAAINNDPKYSMTVDGKLAGKADKATTFAGYGITDAVGKADIIAAAPPGLVGYFMATSVPAGWLKANGAAISRTAYATLFSIIGVQFGAGDGSTTFNLPDLRGEFPRGWDDGRGIDNGRALGSAQGSQNLSHNHGGGTGSAGAHNHSAWTDAQGQHQHSSAFRYGYNPGSVSGSNGAEATNAGGGNYPLTGEAGNHAHNVGIGTSADHWHSINSDGGAEARPRNIALLACIKF; encoded by the coding sequence ATGGCCAATCTGCAAGAAAAGCCCGTCTGGGAGACGGGGATCTATCAACTGGAAACCTCCGATCCGGTGCTGGCCGGCCCGGACGGCGTCGACAATCTGCAGGGCAGGCAGCTGGCCAACCGCACCGCCTATCTGAAACAGCAGGTGGACGGTTTGCTGACCGGTGCATCGGTTACGGCGTATGCGGCGCAACTGCGGGTGCCCCGCAATCTCGCGATGAGCGGCGATGGCAGTTGGAATGTGACCTTTGACGGCAGCGGCAACGTCAGCGCCTCGATGACGCTGGGCAACAGCGGCGTGACGGCGGGCAATTATGGTCAGGTGGCAGTGGATGCCAAGGGCCGCGTAACTGCGGCCCGAAGCATTGTTCAGGATGACTTGCCCTCGTTGGACTGGAGCAAGGTTGTAACCGGAAAGCCGACTACCCTGGCCGGCTATGGCATTGCCGATGGTGTCAGCAAGGGCGATTTGCAGAACGTGGTCAATGGTTTGGTGGCAGCGGCTCCAAATAGTCTGAATACGCTACAGGGGCTTGCTGCGGCCATAAACAATGATCCCAAATATTCGATGACGGTGGATGGAAAGCTGGCTGGTAAGGCAGACAAGGCGACGACATTCGCTGGCTATGGGATTACTGATGCGGTAGGTAAAGCCGATATTATTGCCGCGGCTCCACCGGGTTTGGTTGGCTATTTCATGGCAACATCTGTGCCAGCTGGGTGGTTGAAAGCCAATGGCGCGGCAATTTCACGCACAGCTTATGCCACATTGTTTTCGATCATTGGTGTCCAATTTGGCGCTGGTGATGGAAGCACCACATTTAACCTGCCGGATTTGCGTGGTGAGTTTCCTAGAGGATGGGATGATGGGAGAGGTATTGATAATGGGCGTGCTTTGGGGTCCGCTCAAGGGAGCCAAAACCTTTCGCATAATCATGGTGGCGGTACTGGTTCTGCTGGGGCGCATAATCATTCGGCGTGGACTGATGCTCAAGGCCAGCATCAACACTCCTCTGCATTTAGATATGGCTATAACCCAGGCTCTGTTTCTGGTTCGAATGGCGCAGAAGCTACGAATGCTGGTGGGGGTAATTATCCATTGACTGGTGAGGCTGGGAATCATGCGCATAATGTTGGAATTGGTACGTCTGCAGATCATTGGCATTCGATAAATTCAGACGGCGGGGCGGAAGCACGTCCGCGGAATATTGCATTACTTGCTTGTATCAAATTCTAA
- a CDS encoding efflux RND transporter permease subunit encodes MFSAFFIRRPIFASVISIVIMLAGLAAIKALPIEQYPEIVPPVVNVTASYPGASAEVIANTVAAPLEQAINGVDDMLYVQSNSASNGTLSMSVSFKIGTNPDQATINVNNRVQSVLSQLPEEVRRQGVNVRKKSATILQVISLFSPDNSRDTLFISNYALLNVVDELKRVPGVGDVINFAGQDYSMRIWLKPDKLAQLKLTPSDVAAAIREQNSQFAAGKLGAEPTPQKLDFTYTVTTQGRLSEPEEFENIIIRANPDGSAVKLKDIARVELGALSYDFHGKHNGKATIPIGIFLAPGANQLATAQAVETEMLRLSKSFPTGLSYGIPYDTTKFVEVSIEEVYKTLGEAMVLVFLVVFLFLQNWRATLIPCLAVPVSIVGAFAGMYAFGFTINTLTLFGLVLAIGIVVDDAIVVLENVERLMTQEGLSPREASLKAMKEVSGALVAIVLVLCSVFIPVAFLGGIAGQMYKQFAMTIAVSVVISGIVALTLTPALCALILKAEHQHPNRFFTWFNNWFDRLTERYTSGVAFINKRALLAVLLFGGLIAASAGLFRIIPSSLAPDEDQGYILAAAFLPDGASLTRTAATMDKLDAMMASNPAVKDRMTFAGFDILSGGNKTNAGVSFIVLKPWDERKSPELSSMAVVKDVFGKGAMGISDGIVLAFNPPPISGMSNTGGFEAYVQDRAGRTPAELGDITKKMVAAAAKRPELKGVQTTFSASVPQVFVKLDRDKAKALGVPINNVFDTMQSTFGALYVNDFNKFGRTFRVQLQSEAPFRTKVDDLRNVYVRSQTGQMIPLTALVNIQQTTGPETLERFNVFPAAKLVGGPAPGYSSGQALAALEEVAKETLPEGYSLAWTGSAFQEKSTSGSSALVFGFGMIMVFLILAAQYERWSLPISVLMAVPFAVFGALMANWLRGLANDVYFQVALVTLIGLSAKNAILIVEFAVQQMEEGMEAVEAALQAARLRFRPIVMTSLAFVLGCVPLAISTGAGSASRHSIGTGVIGGMLAATFIATFFIPLFFIVIMKIGKQNKPQQNAGAGGNADA; translated from the coding sequence ATGTTTTCCGCTTTCTTCATACGGCGACCGATCTTCGCCAGCGTGATCTCCATCGTGATCATGCTGGCGGGTCTGGCCGCCATCAAGGCGCTGCCGATCGAGCAGTACCCTGAAATCGTGCCGCCGGTGGTGAACGTCACCGCCAGCTATCCGGGCGCCTCCGCCGAAGTGATCGCCAACACCGTGGCCGCGCCGCTAGAACAGGCGATCAACGGCGTCGACGACATGCTGTACGTGCAGTCGAACAGCGCCAGCAACGGCACGCTGTCGATGAGCGTGTCGTTCAAGATCGGCACCAATCCGGACCAGGCGACCATCAACGTCAACAACCGCGTGCAGTCGGTGCTGTCGCAGCTGCCGGAAGAGGTGCGGCGCCAGGGCGTCAACGTGCGCAAGAAGTCCGCCACCATTCTGCAGGTGATCTCGCTGTTCTCGCCGGACAACAGCCGCGACACGCTGTTCATCAGCAACTACGCGCTGTTGAACGTCGTCGACGAGCTGAAGCGGGTGCCGGGCGTGGGCGACGTGATCAACTTCGCCGGCCAGGACTACTCGATGCGGATCTGGCTGAAGCCGGACAAGCTGGCCCAGCTGAAGCTGACGCCGAGCGACGTGGCCGCCGCCATCCGCGAGCAGAACTCCCAGTTCGCCGCCGGCAAGCTCGGCGCCGAGCCGACGCCGCAGAAACTGGACTTCACCTACACCGTGACCACCCAGGGCCGTCTGTCCGAGCCGGAAGAGTTCGAGAACATCATCATCCGCGCCAACCCTGACGGCTCGGCGGTGAAGCTGAAAGACATCGCCCGCGTCGAGCTGGGCGCGCTGTCCTACGACTTCCACGGCAAGCACAACGGCAAGGCCACCATCCCGATCGGCATCTTCCTGGCGCCGGGCGCCAACCAGCTGGCCACCGCGCAGGCTGTCGAAACCGAGATGCTGCGCCTGTCCAAGAGCTTCCCGACCGGCCTGTCCTACGGCATCCCGTACGACACCACCAAGTTCGTCGAAGTATCGATCGAGGAGGTATACAAGACGCTGGGCGAAGCGATGGTGCTGGTGTTCCTGGTGGTGTTCCTGTTCCTGCAGAACTGGCGCGCCACGCTGATCCCGTGCCTGGCGGTGCCGGTGTCCATCGTCGGCGCCTTCGCCGGCATGTACGCCTTCGGCTTCACCATCAACACGCTGACGCTGTTCGGCCTGGTGCTGGCCATCGGCATCGTGGTGGACGACGCCATCGTGGTGCTGGAGAACGTCGAGCGCTTGATGACGCAGGAAGGGCTGTCGCCGCGCGAGGCCAGTCTGAAAGCGATGAAGGAAGTGTCCGGCGCGCTGGTGGCCATCGTGCTGGTGCTGTGCTCGGTATTCATCCCGGTGGCCTTCCTCGGCGGCATCGCCGGCCAGATGTACAAGCAATTCGCGATGACCATCGCGGTGTCGGTGGTGATCTCCGGCATCGTGGCGCTGACGCTGACCCCGGCGTTGTGCGCGCTGATCCTGAAGGCCGAGCATCAGCACCCGAACCGCTTCTTCACTTGGTTCAACAACTGGTTCGACCGCCTGACCGAGCGCTACACCAGCGGCGTGGCCTTCATCAACAAGCGCGCGCTGCTGGCGGTGCTGCTGTTCGGCGGCCTGATCGCCGCCTCCGCCGGCCTGTTCCGCATCATCCCGTCCAGCCTGGCGCCGGACGAGGACCAGGGCTACATCCTGGCCGCGGCCTTCCTGCCCGACGGCGCCTCGCTGACCCGCACCGCCGCCACCATGGACAAGCTGGACGCGATGATGGCCAGCAATCCGGCGGTCAAGGACCGGATGACCTTCGCCGGCTTCGACATTCTGTCCGGCGGCAACAAGACCAACGCCGGCGTGTCCTTCATCGTGCTGAAGCCGTGGGATGAGCGCAAGTCGCCCGAGCTGTCGTCGATGGCGGTGGTGAAGGATGTGTTCGGCAAGGGCGCGATGGGCATCAGCGACGGCATCGTGCTGGCCTTCAACCCGCCGCCGATCTCCGGCATGTCCAACACCGGCGGCTTCGAAGCCTATGTGCAGGACCGCGCCGGCCGCACCCCGGCCGAGCTCGGCGACATCACCAAGAAAATGGTGGCTGCCGCCGCCAAGCGTCCGGAGCTGAAGGGCGTGCAAACCACCTTCTCCGCCAGCGTGCCGCAGGTCTTCGTCAAGCTGGACCGTGACAAGGCCAAGGCGCTGGGCGTGCCGATCAACAACGTATTCGATACCATGCAGAGCACCTTCGGCGCGCTGTACGTCAACGACTTCAACAAGTTCGGCCGCACCTTCCGCGTGCAGCTGCAGTCCGAGGCGCCGTTCCGCACCAAGGTGGACGATCTACGCAACGTCTACGTGCGCTCGCAGACCGGCCAGATGATCCCGCTGACCGCGCTGGTGAACATCCAGCAAACCACCGGCCCGGAAACGCTGGAACGCTTCAATGTGTTCCCGGCGGCCAAGCTGGTGGGCGGCCCGGCGCCGGGCTACAGCTCGGGCCAGGCGCTGGCGGCGCTGGAGGAAGTGGCCAAGGAAACGCTGCCCGAGGGCTATAGCCTGGCCTGGACCGGCTCCGCCTTCCAGGAAAAATCGACCAGCGGCTCGTCCGCCCTGGTGTTCGGCTTCGGCATGATCATGGTGTTCCTGATCCTGGCGGCGCAGTACGAACGCTGGAGCCTGCCAATCTCGGTGCTGATGGCGGTGCCGTTCGCCGTGTTCGGCGCGCTGATGGCCAACTGGCTGCGCGGCCTGGCCAACGACGTCTACTTCCAGGTGGCGCTGGTGACGCTGATCGGCCTGTCGGCGAAGAACGCGATCCTGATCGTCGAGTTCGCGGTGCAGCAGATGGAGGAAGGCATGGAGGCGGTGGAAGCCGCGCTGCAGGCCGCCCGCCTGCGCTTCCGCCCCATCGTGATGACCTCGCTGGCCTTCGTTCTGGGCTGCGTGCCGCTGGCCATCTCCACCGGCGCCGGCTCCGCCAGCCGTCACTCGATCGGTACCGGCGTGATCGGCGGCATGCTGGCCGCCACCTTCATCGCCACCTTCTTCATTCCGCTGTTCTTCATCGTGATCATGAAGATCGGCAAACAGAACAAGCCCCAGCAGAACGCCGGGGCCGGAGGAAACGCAGATGCTTAA
- a CDS encoding baseplate J/gp47 family protein: MNQTTTDLPKFIDDDPQRITSELIAAYQNMAGKTLYPGQVERLLIDLIAYRESVTRAAFNDAGRQNLVAFARAPMLDYLGELVGVVRLPAQPARSKVSFTFRAGASQQVIIKPQTLVAGRGDIQFQTTEQAVVNIAPDKDATVALAVVAVEPGMDGNGQEPGAISHLVDDLGVTVTVANTEISAGGADAEDDERLRQRIRLAPESFSVAGSAAAYRHHALRAHQSIVDVAVVSANNPEAGGRPEDVPKPGEVWLYPLVGDGLPGADLLKTVENTCSADRVRPLTDKVTAKSPVEFPYQLLASLQLYAGSDAKEVQQRAQVALQAYLQTQQAKLGNDIVPSQLVAVLSVPGVYQVNLQQPVAVQKVPSYGWAHCVNGVTGVGIDQGSLDNG, translated from the coding sequence ATGAACCAGACGACGACCGATCTTCCGAAGTTTATCGACGACGATCCGCAGCGGATCACCAGCGAGCTGATCGCCGCCTACCAGAACATGGCTGGCAAGACCTTGTATCCGGGCCAGGTGGAGCGCTTGCTGATCGACCTGATCGCCTACCGCGAGAGCGTGACCCGCGCGGCCTTCAACGACGCCGGCCGGCAAAACCTGGTGGCCTTCGCCCGCGCGCCGATGCTGGACTACCTCGGCGAGCTGGTCGGCGTTGTCCGGCTGCCGGCGCAGCCGGCGCGCAGCAAGGTCAGCTTCACTTTCCGGGCCGGCGCGTCGCAGCAGGTGATCATCAAGCCGCAGACCCTGGTGGCCGGCCGCGGCGACATCCAGTTCCAGACCACCGAGCAGGCGGTGGTCAACATCGCGCCGGACAAGGACGCGACGGTGGCGCTGGCCGTGGTGGCGGTGGAACCGGGCATGGACGGCAACGGCCAGGAGCCGGGCGCCATCAGCCATCTGGTCGACGATCTGGGCGTGACGGTGACGGTGGCCAATACCGAAATCAGCGCCGGCGGCGCCGACGCCGAGGACGACGAGCGGCTGCGCCAGCGCATCCGCCTGGCGCCGGAATCGTTCAGCGTGGCCGGCAGCGCCGCCGCCTACCGCCACCACGCCTTGCGCGCGCACCAGAGCATCGTCGACGTCGCGGTGGTCAGCGCCAACAACCCCGAGGCCGGTGGCAGGCCGGAGGACGTGCCGAAACCGGGCGAGGTGTGGCTGTATCCGCTGGTGGGCGACGGCCTGCCCGGCGCCGACCTGCTGAAAACGGTGGAGAACACCTGCAGCGCCGACCGGGTACGGCCGCTGACCGACAAGGTGACGGCGAAGTCGCCGGTGGAATTCCCCTATCAGCTTCTGGCCAGCCTGCAACTGTATGCCGGCTCCGACGCCAAAGAGGTGCAGCAGCGCGCGCAGGTTGCGCTGCAAGCCTACCTGCAGACGCAGCAGGCCAAGCTGGGCAACGATATCGTGCCGTCGCAGCTGGTGGCGGTGCTGTCGGTGCCGGGCGTCTACCAGGTGAATCTGCAACAACCGGTCGCGGTGCAGAAAGTGCCGTCCTACGGCTGGGCGCACTGCGTCAATGGCGTCACCGGCGTCGGCATAGACCAGGGCAGCCTCGACAATGGCTAG